In Cutaneotrichosporon cavernicola HIS019 DNA, chromosome: 1, one DNA window encodes the following:
- the DIP5 gene encoding uncharacterized protein (Amino acid permease), with translation MTADVYEVKPQTAFDVEKNDPRYMENHTPTKQYDAYEVQPVLEDEGEETKRSLKPRQISMIAIGGAIGTGLVIGSGSSLANSGPVSVFIAYVIMGIVCFAVLLSLGEMSTKFPSKKGFAGHATRCVDPAFGFCTALVYLCKYLILSPNQIVAGALVIRFWNAEINSAAWVVIMIAFVVSINCLGIKWFGEVEFWLSFVKILTLTGLIILSLIINLGGVPGQERLGFRYWKNGSAFLPYKSDVLGTGALGKFAGFVNALVLALFAYMGTELIGVTVGEAKNPRKTVPAAIKKTFYRILFFYIILILLVGMIVDPKGKELAAAKSKGTAGGASASPFVVAIQMAHIKTLPSILNACILLFTLSAANSDQYIASRTLYGMAKDGHVPKVFTKCTKRGVPWVAFLFTACFMGLAFLVADNNAYAVFIYFTSSVTICGSLSWISILSSHIAMMKGLRAQGISRDTLPYKAPFQPYLTYFALGFTILLTIFKGFDAFIHSPNAAKNKTFDYKSFITHYIAVPVYVFGYLGYKWRHKTKMVKPLEMDLDSGAREFDDIVVDDEEEAHYASLSLGGKIKWHLLNW, from the exons ATGACCGCCGACGTCTACGAGGTGAAGCCGCAGACGGCgttcgacgtcgagaagaACGACCCTCGTTACATGGAGAACCATACCCCGACCAAGCAGTATGACGCGTACGAAGTCCAACCTGTCTTggaggatgaaggagaggagacgAAGCGTTCGCTCAAACCGCGCCAGATTTCCATGATTGCTATTGGTGGTGCCATTG GTACGGGTCTGGTCATCGGTTCGGGTAGCTCCCTTGCAAACTCCGGCCCAGTGTCGGTCTTCATTGCCTACGTTATCATGGGCATTGTGTGTTTCGCGGTTCTCCTGTCCCTTGG TGAGATGTCGACCAAGTTCCCCTCCAAGAAGGGTTTCGCGGGCCACGCCACCCGCTGTGTCGACCCCGCTTTCGGCTTCTGCACTGCGCTCGTCTACCTCTGCAAGTACCTTATTCTCTCACCTAACCAGATTGTCGCTGGTGCACTTGTTATCCGCTTCTGGAATGCCGAGATCAACTCGGCAGCCTGGGTCGTGATCATGATCGCATTCGTCGTCTCCATCAACTGTCTCGGTATCAAGTGGTTCGGTGAAGTCGAATTCTGGCTT TCGTTTGTCAAGATCTTGACCCTTACCGGCCTGATCATCCTCTCGCTTAtcatcaacctcggcgGTGTTCCAGGCcaggagcgcctcggctTCCGCTACTGGAAAAACGGCAGCGCTTTCCTCCCTTACAAGAGCGATGTCCTCGGCACTGGCGCTCTGGGCAAGTTTGCTGGCTTTGTCAacgctctcgtcctcgccctcttcgccTACATGGGCACTGAGCTCATCGGTGTTACAGTCGGTGAGGCCAAGAACCCCCGCAAGACTGTCCCCGCTGCCATCAAGAAGACGTTCTACCGTATCCTCTTCTTCTacatcatcctcatcctgcTCGTGGGCATGATTGTCGAccccaagggcaaggagctTGCCGCGGCCAAGAGCAAGGGTACCGCCGGTGGTGCGTCTGCCTCGCccttcgtcgtcgccatccaGATGGCGCACATCAAGACCCTGCCGTCGATCCTCAACGCGTGTATTCTGCTCTTCACCTTATCGGCCGCCAACTCGGACCAGTACATTGCCTCGCGTACGCTCTACGGCATGGCCAAGGACGGCCATGTCCCCAAGGTCTTTACCAAGTGCACCAAGCGTGGTGTTCCCTGGGTCGCGTTCCTGTTCACTGCCTGCTTCATGGgcctcgcgttcctcgtcgccgacaaCAACGCGTACGCAGTCTTCATCTACTTCACCTCGTCCGTCACCATCTGCGGTTCTCTCTCGTGGATCTCGATTCTCTCGTCGCACATTGCGATGATGAAGGGCCTGCGCGCGCAGGGCATCTCGCGGGACACTCTTCCTTACAAGGCGCCTTTCCAGCCCTACCTGACCTACTTTGCTCTGGGCTTCACAatcctcctcaccatctTCAAGGGCTTTGACGCGTTCATCCACTCGCCCAACGCCGCCAAGAACAAGACGTTTGACTACAAGTCGTTTATCACCCACTACATTGCGGTCCCCGTCTATGTGTTCGGGTACCTCGGCTACAAGTGGCGCCACAAGACCAAGATGGTCAAGCCCCTCGAGATGGACCTTGACTCTGGCGCCCGCGAGTTTGACGATATTGTggtcgacgatgaggaggaggcccACTACGCCAGCCTCAGCTTGGGGGGCAAGATCAAGTGGCACCTCCTCAACTGGTAA
- a CDS encoding uncharacterized protein (Uncharacterised protein family (UPF0172)): MASYTLTPEAYALPLLHAAAHPEANVAGLLLGRGSEVVTALPVLHRYAALSPTLELGIDMARAWGKQKDLEVVGYYEARSEGSGRAGESVLAALRAETPAALGLVLDNDKLRTNEAVYSTSPVDASVAWPSESVRAGALELVRKDGVQTHLRDLDDHLDDARNDWLGNEVVRVAVSKLS, from the exons ATGGCATCCTACACCCTTACGCCCGAAGCATAcgcccttcccctcctgcATGCCGCCGCGCATCCTGAGGCAAACgtcgccggcctcctcctcggtcggGGGAGCGAAGTCGTGACCGCCCTCCCTGTGTTACACAGGTACGCGGCGCTCAGCCCAACTCTCGAGCTAGGCATCGACATGGCCCGCGCGTGGGGCAAGCAGAAGGACCTCGAAGTTGTCGGATACTACGAGGCGCGGTCAGAGGGGAGCgggcgcgccggcgagtCG GTATTGGCTGCGCTGCGGGCCGAGACGCCAGCTGCACTTGGGCTGGTgctcgacaacgacaaGTTGCGGACGAACGAGGCGGTATATTCT acgAGCCCGGTCGACGCGAGCGTTGCGTGGCCCTCCGAATCTGTGCGCGCTggtgcgctcgagctcgtccgtAAGGATGGTGTGCAGACGCACTtgcgcgacctcgacgaccaccTCGACGATGCGCGCAACGACTGGCTCGGGAACGAGGTGGTGCGCGTGGCCGTTTCCAAGCTGTCATGA